The sequence below is a genomic window from Cucumis melo cultivar AY chromosome 5, USDA_Cmelo_AY_1.0, whole genome shotgun sequence.
TAGAAAGTTAAACCAAATGCATTTAAATGAGGGAAACTCAACTAGTATAAAGTTATGTACTACTGAACCTCAAAATCAAAGATTTAGCTTTTCCTTCCTTAAATTCTAAAAAGATAAAAGTGAATTCGATGATTAAAATTATggattttttgaaaaattaaaaaaaaaaagaacaaaacatTTTCGTATCATaaaaaaccactaaaagacAAATTCAATATACTTAATTTCTttgtaaaatataaatattttgttaatttttttatttttgaccATTTTTCTTACCAATAAATATATCGCATGATTCTACAACAGTcttttaaatatgttttttttttttttggttcatTAAAAACTAATTGCACTGATGTCGAATTAATTGCATTTAAATGAGAAAGTAAGTTAAAGTTATATTTCAGAATAATTTCAAGAGGACAAAGTGATTTTTCCTGAaataaatcaaaagaaaaatcataaaCCTAATTTGAAAACCTTTCATAAACTTGAAATTTAATTTGAGCCATACAATATTTTACTCTCTATTTCTTTCTACTGCCTAACTACAACTGTTTGCTTATAAAACTAACACATCTTGTTTTGGGGTTGCTTATACTTTcttatctttcctttttcttttcacatAAATTGCAACAGGAAAAAGGGCTCCCTCCTTTCTTCATTGCCTATAATATGAAAGGCTTCAGAGTTCATCAACTCCAATTCATCTTTGGCCTCTTGGGTATATACTAATGaattctttttagttttaatttgtaaattaaACCCCAGTAGTTTTGTCGttttatagaaattgaaaattttccaCATAAGTCggtaacaattttgtttttagtttttgaaaattaaagtcTATTTCCTTTCACTTTCTTATCATTGCTTCTGGttaatcttaaaaatcaaactACAATATCAAACCAAAGTAATTCAAGAGTGGAACATTTAtaagattaatttttaaaaactaaaaattaaaatcaaaatagtTGTCAAAtaatacatttaaaattaagtttataaactaAATGTCATTTCCATTTCTGTAAATTTCTTGATTTGTTGTAACATTTTATCATTGAttcaaaaaatcaaattaagttttgaaaactaagcagtagtttttaaaaacattttttattttttactttttgaatttttactcttttaatttagaaaaaaacaaaataccaacctaaagtaaaaaaaattgaagatgaatatgacttaattttcaaaaatcaaattaaCTATTTGGGTAAGTTTTAGTTTAAAAGATTATTAgattaatgattaaaaaaaatcccaaTTTGCAATTTACATAATTGGTTGACTTTTTTCCATTGCAGGTAATATTATATCCTTTATGGTGTTCTTAGCTCCTGTGTAAGACATCTAATTTCGTTAACAActctaaattaaacaaaatgttCTTAAAAAATTATGTTAGAGTAATTAACATTTGCTGTAATAAATTTTTTGAATATTGTGATATATAGGCCAACATTTTGGACAATCTACAAGAAGAAAACATCAGAAGGGTTTCAATGTATACCATATGTGGTGGCTTTAATGAGTGCAATGTTGTTGCTTTATTATGCTGTGCTTAAGACAAATGCTTATTTGTTAATCAGCATTAACTCTTTTGGTTGTGTCATTGAACTTATCTACATAGCACTCTACTTCTATTATGCTCCTAAGAAGTTAAAGGTcaccctctctctctctctctctctctattatatataattttattagcttttctataaatttttttatgtttattctcttttttttttattttttttagaatataacattaattaactaaattgatttgaattgaaaaaaaaaagaaaaagactttTCAGATTCGTTTGGATTGACTTGGGTTGGTTTTGtccaatttctttgtcctagcAATTTGATCCATATATACATGGATTTGGAAACATAGGTAAGAAACTAAAAGAGTCCTAGTTAGCAGTGTTACTAAGCTTTTcaaaaaatatctatttttagTAACCATTACATTTGTTGGCTCCTGAAAATATTTTCGTTTTCAAAAATTGACATAATTGGAAAGTATAGGTAAAGAACTAAAGAAAACCATAGGTGATAGTGTTAttaggttttttaaaaatagaaaataaaaaaccaagGGTGTTTTTGGTAGAGAATCCAAATTTACTGAATTTGTTTGACAAATCCAAAATTTGTTTCAAAAACCTGTTCTCGATTATGTGATCTAAACCGtacaaattctaaaaattacattttttatattttcattatatctaaaattttaaattttacattttaaaaaggggaattatattaaatatataaaaaaaatatttagaaaatacaaTATCTCATGTTATAaatttagagatattataaatttaattcattttgttttaaagaaaactcaaactcattttttaatataattggaTAACTTATGTAtgataaattatataataacaaaaaataataaattatataaatttttagattaaattacAAATGGGTCAATATGGTTTTAAAAGGATAGATTTACTATATCTATAGTTTACAACTAcaattttttgataaaatcatagAAAATAGTCTCGCTCTTAGCGACTATTTAAGAAGGTTTTCAAATCATGAGAACTCTCTCtctttgtatatatatatatatgagattTTATCAATAGGTAACACTAGGAATTAAAATTGCAActtaatcaattttttaaacgtaaacaatatttaaaccctttttttaaacaataaattaataCTAGCCTATTGTCAACCAAATGTTCGTAGATAAGTAAGACTAGTTTTatgatatataaatatatagtaCGAAACATATTTAAACCCTTTTTTTTAGATTATCTACCAAATAGGCATTAAGGATTTCATTTGGTAATCAATTGGTTtataagttttaaaattttttaaaaaatgaagtcTATAAACactctttctctctctagattttttgttttgttatctaCTATTATTAACcaatattttgaaaaatcaagccgccttttgaaaaataaaaaccaacTTTCATAAGTTTTTGGAATAATCTACCCAAGAGTTCTAACTCTCTCATTtgacaaaaatgaaaaacatcctaagaaaattgaaataattttcacaaatagaaaaaactaaaaatcaaatgaTACCAAACAAACCTAACCTAACCTAGATTTAGGTTTATAAACATTACCTATCCGATAAATTTTCATTATCTATTTTCTAACGATTGTGGTTTTCAAAATTCATGCaaaattttgaaactaaaaacaaaagcacaacttaaaaaaaaaaaaaaatctaaattaaaaagaaataataatttattaattattgtgTGTGTGTACAGATATTTACATTGAAGTTGTTAATGATATTGAACTTGGGGAGTTATGGAGTAATGGTAGGAGGAACAATGCTTATACTTCATGGAAATAAACGAACACATGCTGTTGGATGGATTTGTGCTGCTTTCAATCTTGCTGTTTTTGCTTCTCCTTTGACTATCATGGTTCTTtcttcatctctctctctttattttctttaattatttcaaataatcccctttattcatatttttaaaccAACCCCACCCACGTCAATATAAGTATAAACATATATTATACATTATACTTTCTTTAATTAATGCAGAAGAGGGTGATAAGAACAAAGAGTGTGGAGTATATGCCATTTTTCCTATCCTTTTTTCTCACACTATCAGCCACCATGTGGTTTTTCTATGGCTTCTTTATCAAAGATCTCTTCATTGCTGTAAGTCTCAACTGTAGCTACCATATAAACTTCGTCACTTTTTCAAAGCCCCCAACCTAAcctctcttctttatttatttccATTTATTCTTTGTCTAATCTCTATTTATCATCCATATACATAAATTTTACTGCGCCTATAGCCTATAACTTACCTTTGAATTATCTTTAATTAGCTTAGTTTCCACATTCAGCCCTATATTTGGACCATAATCTACAAATTTTCTATACTTATGTTACTCAAACGAATCACTCAAAACTTTCACTAAATGCAATACCaaaaattaataacattaaCTAATGAACTTTCAAGACAGATAAAAAGAGAAGGAATTAAATTGTCAAAGTAAACTTAAAACACTATATATATCGTCCTATGAATTTAAAGACATATTTTTTAGTTATCAAACAAGTTTTTTTTAACTATAAACAATAGATagttataaataaaaaaaatttcaacaaatagaaaaaataaataattatcaaacaattatttgtttttggtttttttaataaaaatgaatggaaagaataatattatAATCAGTTATAAAAGCTAATTAGCTTGAACTATATCTTAAAATATAAGGATGGTTGTCTAAAATGAACTTCCTTATGGTAAGAaccctatatatatatgatgttgatttttatatttatatgcttatttgaaacaaaaatgtgaaaaggaaaaaagagttAGATAATACATAGTTGAGTAAGATTTGAATTTGAGTGCCTCGTATTTTTTAAGATATGTATTTTTTAACAACTATTACAAACTTATcgatttttttaaacaataattgcaaaatataaaaataaccTATATTATTTCTACTTGTATAtggatatttaaaaaagaaaagaagtccTTCAATTGTTAACTTTTTTTGGGTATGATTTTGACAGCTACCAAACATTGTGGGATTTCTACTAGGAATGGTCCAAATGATAATGTACATGATATACAAAGATAGAAAGGGAAATGGTCTTGAAGAGAAACTTGAGGAAGGAGGCAAAAATTATG
It includes:
- the LOC103485864 gene encoding bidirectional sugar transporter NEC1-like, producing MKGFRVHQLQFIFGLLGNIISFMVFLAPVPTFWTIYKKKTSEGFQCIPYVVALMSAMLLLYYAVLKTNAYLLISINSFGCVIELIYIALYFYYAPKKLKIFTLKLLMILNLGSYGVMVGGTMLILHGNKRTHAVGWICAAFNLAVFASPLTIMKRVIRTKSVEYMPFFLSFFLTLSATMWFFYGFFIKDLFIALPNIVGFLLGMVQMIMYMIYKDRKGNGLEEKLEEGGKNYEVDDQSLSKVKKSNQSETKEINMGETNHNNIA